A region from the Drosophila bipectinata strain 14024-0381.07 chromosome 3R, DbipHiC1v2, whole genome shotgun sequence genome encodes:
- the LOC108130402 gene encoding uncharacterized protein: protein MLKTIQIGTARGHPARCLATYGTRFTHLTKPKAQRVENYYQVLNVPVGSSDQEIKRAFIDLSKKYHPDVSRDTRDSEVFMKICEAYQTLHRQQSRQLYDSRLRMQYKSAVPPDTAFTGRHVSTVWSQYQSAMRNKQMGRNVVKPLIFKSKVPRCKWLPMERSAVDLQCPSGSGGFGEEEARGEEEEQTSNNFHNPTLYAYVTGLFAVSGLVLLDAIGRFRNKSLPEGSNARGSL, encoded by the coding sequence ATGTTGAAGACCATCCAGATCGGCACCGCCCGGGGTCATCCGGCGCGCTGTCTGGCGACCTACGGCACTAGATTTACGCATTTGACCAAACCGAAGGCGCAGCGTGTCGAGAACTACTACCAGGTCCTCAATGTGCCGGTGGGCTCCAGCGACCAGGAAATCAAGCGCGCCTTCATCGACCTCTCGAAAAAGTACCATCCGGATGTGAGCCGAGATACCCGGGACTCAGAGGTGTTCATGAAGATCTGTGAGGCTTATCAGACTCTCCATCGCCAACAATCGCGCCAACTTTACGACTCCCGCCTGCGGATGCAATACAAGTCAGCTGTGCCGCCGGATACAGCATTCACCGGGCGACATGTGTCCACCGTTTGGTCCCAATACCAGTCCGCTATGCGCAACAAGCAAATGGGCCGGAATGTCGTGAAGCCGCTCATCTTCAAGTCAAAGGTTCCCAGGTGCAAGTGGTTGCCGATGGAACGTAGCGCCGTGGATCTCCAATGCCCCTCCGGTTCTGGAGGGTTTGGTGAGGAGGAGGCAAggggggaggaggaggagcaaaCGAGCAACAATTTCCATAACCCCACCCTCTACGCCTATGTCACCGGATTGTTTGCGGTGAGCGGTCTCGTTCTCTTGGATGCAATCGGTCGATTCCGTAACAAGTCGTTGCCAGAGGGCAGCAACGCCAGAGGTTCTTTGTGA